DNA sequence from the Marinilongibacter aquaticus genome:
TGGAAAGGCCAGCTTACGATGAAATTATGGTGAATTATAATTTTGGAGAGGTGGAATATATCCAGATTCCGCAGAGTGCGGGGCATGGCGGAGGAGATCGACGACTTCGTGATCGAATTTTCCGAGCTCCGGAGAGTGAAGATAAATACAGACAATCGGCTGGAAGCCGCGATGGGGCAATGGCCATTTTGATTGGTGTGGCCGCCCGAAAAAGTATTGCATCGGGGAAGGCCATTCGTATCGAAGACCTTACAGACTTGAAACCACGAGCCAAAAAGGCTTAAGGAAAGGGGATATTTTAGAAAGGCCGCATGAAACATGCGGCCTTTCTGTGTCTATGAGCTCGGAAAATCCCATTAAATATATAATTTCGAGCAAAAAGAAATCAAGCGATGTTGACTTTAAAGGAAGTCCAAAAATCAGAACTGCCACAAATACGCGATTTGGCTCTGCGAATTTGGCCCAATACCTTTGGCGAAATTCTCAGCCCACAGCAAATCGAATACATGCTGGAAATGATGTACAGTATCGATACATTAAATGCACAATGGGAAAAGGGACACGTGTTTCTGGTTGCCGAACTCGAGGGCGAAGCTTTAGGATTTATTGCATTCGAACACAATTATCAAACTCAAGCGAAGGCCAAAATCCACAAAATATATTTGTTGCCCGAAAGCCAAGGCAAAGGTGTGGGGCGA
Encoded proteins:
- a CDS encoding GNAT family N-acetyltransferase — encoded protein: MLTLKEVQKSELPQIRDLALRIWPNTFGEILSPQQIEYMLEMMYSIDTLNAQWEKGHVFLVAELEGEALGFIAFEHNYQTQAKAKIHKIYLLPESQGKGVGRTLIEAVAERAIQKGEMLLSLNVNRFNKATRFYEKVGFSIVGEENIDIGQGFLMEDYIMEKPLSRTDV